A single Pseudomonadota bacterium DNA region contains:
- the neuB gene encoding N-acetylneuraminate synthase encodes MGHAHPCFIIAEAGVNHNGDLDIARRLIDVAAEAGADAVKFQTFRTDRLAARSAAKAAYQRETTDADESQAAMLARLELSPESHEVLIAHCRDKGIMFMSTPFDEESADLLHRLGVPGFKISSGDLTNLPFLAHVARLGLPLIISTGMATLGEVEEAVRTIETAGCSGLAILHCVSSYPAETADVNLRAMQTLRDAFRHPVGYSDHTLGIEVSLAAVALGACVIEKHFTLDTRMAGPDHRASLEPAWLASLVAGIRTVEQCLGDGVKRPRPVELGVAAVARKSLFWADDLARGETVTAGSLIALRPSSGLHPRVRDSLVGRRLARPVHGGEPVREADLEEPS; translated from the coding sequence GTGGGTCACGCGCACCCGTGCTTCATCATCGCCGAAGCCGGGGTGAACCACAACGGCGATCTCGACATCGCGCGCCGCCTCATCGACGTGGCGGCAGAGGCCGGCGCTGATGCGGTGAAGTTCCAGACCTTTCGCACCGACCGTCTGGCCGCACGCAGCGCCGCCAAGGCAGCCTACCAGCGCGAGACCACTGACGCCGACGAGTCGCAGGCGGCCATGCTCGCGCGTCTCGAGCTCTCTCCGGAGAGCCACGAGGTCTTGATCGCGCACTGCCGGGACAAGGGCATCATGTTCATGTCGACGCCCTTCGACGAGGAGAGCGCAGACCTCTTGCATCGCCTGGGCGTGCCCGGCTTCAAGATCTCGTCGGGCGACCTCACCAACCTCCCCTTCCTCGCGCACGTGGCGCGGCTCGGTCTTCCCTTGATCATCTCGACCGGGATGGCGACGCTGGGTGAGGTCGAGGAGGCGGTGCGAACCATCGAGACGGCGGGCTGTTCGGGTCTTGCCATCCTGCACTGCGTCAGCAGCTATCCTGCGGAGACGGCAGATGTGAACCTCCGCGCGATGCAGACCCTGCGCGATGCGTTTCGCCATCCGGTCGGCTACTCCGACCACACGCTGGGCATCGAGGTCTCGCTTGCGGCGGTTGCCCTGGGGGCATGCGTCATCGAGAAGCACTTCACCCTCGACACGCGCATGGCGGGGCCCGATCACAGGGCTTCTCTCGAGCCAGCCTGGCTGGCGTCGCTGGTCGCGGGCATCCGCACGGTGGAGCAGTGCCTGGGTGACGGGGTCAAGCGCCCCCGCCCGGTCGAGCTGGGCGTGGCCGCGGTGGCGCGCAAGTCGTTGTTCTGGGCCGATGACCTTGCGCGGGGTGAGACGGTGACCGCGGGCAGCCTCATCGCCCTTCGTCCTTCCAGCGGTCTTCATCCGCGCGTGCGCGACAGCCTTGTGGGTCGTCGTCTTGCGCGCCCGGTGCACGGCGGGGAGCCGGTGCGAGAGGCGGATCTCGAGGAACCGTCCTGA
- a CDS encoding TlpA family protein disulfide reductase → MKIGSDLPALSGATEWVSSETSREALLGSPTLVHFWAISCGICSEQMPQIVKWRETLEPRGLRFVGVHMPRSERDTEVDRVKEAAADYGLTHSVAIDNEHTITDLFENKFVPAFYLFDAEGHLRHYAAGEHGIGMLEKSMERVLSRSEESAT, encoded by the coding sequence ATCAAGATCGGTAGCGATCTCCCCGCGCTCAGCGGCGCAACAGAATGGGTCAGCAGCGAGACCAGCCGCGAGGCCCTGCTCGGCAGCCCCACCCTGGTTCACTTCTGGGCCATCAGCTGCGGCATCTGCTCTGAGCAGATGCCCCAGATCGTGAAGTGGCGCGAGACCCTCGAACCGCGTGGCCTGCGCTTCGTGGGTGTGCACATGCCCCGCTCCGAGCGCGACACCGAGGTCGATCGCGTGAAAGAGGCGGCCGCCGACTACGGGCTCACCCATTCGGTGGCCATCGACAACGAGCACACGATCACCGATCTGTTTGAGAACAAGTTCGTGCCGGCGTTCTACCTGTTCGACGCCGAAGGGCACCTGCGCCACTACGCGGCGGGCGAGCACGGCATCGGCATGCTCGAGAAGTCGATGGAGCGCGTGCTCAGCCGCAGCGAGGAGAGCGCTACGTAA